Proteins encoded in a region of the Dreissena polymorpha isolate Duluth1 chromosome 6, UMN_Dpol_1.0, whole genome shotgun sequence genome:
- the LOC127834122 gene encoding digestive cysteine proteinase 1-like isoform X2 has product MANAVRMYYSALFIFGAVCALPQEMLQVKVMDQPPTWGNVYSVQGNLQLPYAEIQEPFAGFYDAPNKRSRIDYYGGMVQTMQRADMFMYGSSYKIAPLTTYQQRNVMSCFQVNGTSGSTVDIQNVLPDLSGFQKQSLQDIVDGRACDVWVLVDQQGHKKNTYTMWVDPSDNSPVRYIMMGFDSLLGSHYDKYVIDYSQYNTAPIPASTFDPPQGMTCGGFPGPGSGEHRVLSNPIMEYVSHHDNHITEMFDQFKSKHGKVYGHEKEHAQRMHNFRQNVRFIHSKNRQGLTYRLAVNHLTDLSRAELKMRNGYRHTPGDHGAQVFDKSKVNRASVPDTIDWRILGAVTQVKDQGVCGSCWSFGTVGTIEGAYFLKTGYRVRFSQQQLIDCSWGEGNNGCDGGEDFRSYNYIMKVGGLTSEEQYGQYLAQDAFCHDNATEPVVKIKSFTNVTSMDQEALKMAIANHGPISVGIDASHTSLSFYSDGVYYEPKCGSGPDDLDHAVLAVGYGTLNGEKYWLVKNSWSTYWGNDGYVLMSQKDNNCGVATAPTFVTLV; this is encoded by the exons GGGCAGTATGTGCCCTCCCACAGGAGATGCTGCAGGTGAAGGTGATGGATCAGCCCCCAACTTGGGGCAATGTGTACAGCGTACAGGGAAACCTACAGCTTCCCTATGCTGAAATACAGGAACCATTTGCAGGCTTTTATGATGCTCCAAACAAACGAAGCAGGATCGATTATTATGGAG GGATGGTTCAGACAATGCAGCGTGCTGATATGTTCATGTACGGCTCCAGCTACAAGATTGCTCCGTTGACCACTTACCAGCAGCGCAATGTCATGAGCTGCTTCCAGGTCAATGGAACCAGTGGCTCCACAGTTGATATTCAGAACGTACTGCCAGACCTCTCTGGCTTTCAG AAACAAAGCCTGCAGGACATTGTTGATGGCCGTGCTTGTGACGTGTGGGTGTTGGTGGACCAACAGGGCCACAAGAAGAACACCTACACCATGTGGGTCGACCCCAGCGACAACAGTCCTGTCCGCTATATAATGATGGGCTTTGACTCCCTACTTGGCTCCCACTATGACAAATACGTGATCGACTACTCTCAGTACAACACGGCTCCGATCCCAGCCTCCACCTTTGATCCACCACAGG GCATGACCTGTGGGGGCTTTCCTGGACCTGGCAGTGGTGAGCACCGCGTCCTTAGCAATCCCATCATGGAGTATGTGAGTCACCATGACAACCACATCACTGAGATGTTTGACCAGTTCAAGAGCAAGCACGGCAAGGTGTACGGACACGAGAAAGAACACGCACAGAGGATGCACAATTTCAGACAAAACGTCAG GTTCATTCACTCCAAGAACAGGCAGGGCCTGACCTACAGACTGGCTGTCAATCACCTCACAGATCTATCGAGGGCAGAGCTCAAGATGCGCAACGGCTACCGCCACACCCCTGGGGATCACGGCGCCCAGGTGTTTGACAAGTCTAAAGTGAACCGCGCATCAGTTCCTGACACCATTGATTGGAGGATTCTTG GGGCCGTAACTCAAGTGAAAGACCAGGGCGTGTGTGGATCGTGCTGGAGTTTTGGGACTGTGGGGACTATCGAAGGCGCGTATTTCCTCAAGACAGGGTATAGAGTTCGCTTCTCCCAGCAGCAGCTTATTGACTGCTCTTGGGGCGAGGGAAACAATGGCTGTGATGGCGGCGAGGATTTCAG GTCTTACAACTACATCATGAAGGTTGGAGGGCTCACATCGGAGGAGCAATACGGCCAGTACTTGGCACAG GATGCTTTTTGCCATGATAATGCCACTGAGCCAGTTGTAAAAATCAAGAGTTTCACCAACGTTACTTCTATGGATCAGGAAGCGTTGAAAATGGCCATCGCCAATCATGGCCCTATTTCAGTAGGGATTGACGCTAGCCACACGTCTCTGTCCTTCTACTCCGATGGTGTCTACTACGAGCCCAAGTGTG GCAGCGGTccagatgaccttgaccatgcaGTCCTGGCTGTAGGCTACGGGACACTGAACGGGGAGAAATACTGGCTCGTGAAGAACTCCTGGTCCACGTACTGGGGCAACGATGGCTACGTTCTCATGTCACAGAAGGACAACAACTGCGGTGTTGCCACGGCACCCACCTTTGTCACCCTTGTGTAA
- the LOC127834122 gene encoding digestive cysteine proteinase 1-like isoform X1, which translates to MANAVRMYYSALFIFGAVCALPQEMLQVKVMDQPPTWGNVYSVQGNLQLPYAEIQEPFAGFYDAPNKRSRIDYYGGMVQTMQRADMFMYGSSYKIAPLTTYQQRNVMSCFQVNGTSGSTVDIQNVLPDLSGFQKQSLQDIVDGRACDVWVLVDQQGHKKNTYTMWVDPSDNSPVRYIMMGFDSLLGSHYDKYVIDYSQYNTAPIPASTFDPPQGMTCGGFPGPGSGEHRVLSNPIMEYVSHHDNHITEMFDQFKSKHGKVYGHEKEHAQRMHNFRQNVRFIHSKNRQGLTYRLAVNHLTDLSRAELKMRNGYRHTPGDHGAQVFDKSKVNRASVPDTIDWRILGAVTQVKDQGVCGSCWSFGTVGTIEGAYFLKTGYRVRFSQQQLIDCSWGEGNNGCDGGEDFRSYNYIMKVGGLTSEEQYGQYLAQDAYCHDDKVSSIVQLSGYTNVTAYDQEALAFAIATKGPVSVAIDASHLSLSFYADGVYYEPACGSGPDDLDHAVLAVGYGTLNGEKYWLVKNSWSTYWGNDGYVLMSQKDNNCGVATAPTFVTLV; encoded by the exons GGGCAGTATGTGCCCTCCCACAGGAGATGCTGCAGGTGAAGGTGATGGATCAGCCCCCAACTTGGGGCAATGTGTACAGCGTACAGGGAAACCTACAGCTTCCCTATGCTGAAATACAGGAACCATTTGCAGGCTTTTATGATGCTCCAAACAAACGAAGCAGGATCGATTATTATGGAG GGATGGTTCAGACAATGCAGCGTGCTGATATGTTCATGTACGGCTCCAGCTACAAGATTGCTCCGTTGACCACTTACCAGCAGCGCAATGTCATGAGCTGCTTCCAGGTCAATGGAACCAGTGGCTCCACAGTTGATATTCAGAACGTACTGCCAGACCTCTCTGGCTTTCAG AAACAAAGCCTGCAGGACATTGTTGATGGCCGTGCTTGTGACGTGTGGGTGTTGGTGGACCAACAGGGCCACAAGAAGAACACCTACACCATGTGGGTCGACCCCAGCGACAACAGTCCTGTCCGCTATATAATGATGGGCTTTGACTCCCTACTTGGCTCCCACTATGACAAATACGTGATCGACTACTCTCAGTACAACACGGCTCCGATCCCAGCCTCCACCTTTGATCCACCACAGG GCATGACCTGTGGGGGCTTTCCTGGACCTGGCAGTGGTGAGCACCGCGTCCTTAGCAATCCCATCATGGAGTATGTGAGTCACCATGACAACCACATCACTGAGATGTTTGACCAGTTCAAGAGCAAGCACGGCAAGGTGTACGGACACGAGAAAGAACACGCACAGAGGATGCACAATTTCAGACAAAACGTCAG GTTCATTCACTCCAAGAACAGGCAGGGCCTGACCTACAGACTGGCTGTCAATCACCTCACAGATCTATCGAGGGCAGAGCTCAAGATGCGCAACGGCTACCGCCACACCCCTGGGGATCACGGCGCCCAGGTGTTTGACAAGTCTAAAGTGAACCGCGCATCAGTTCCTGACACCATTGATTGGAGGATTCTTG GGGCCGTAACTCAAGTGAAAGACCAGGGCGTGTGTGGATCGTGCTGGAGTTTTGGGACTGTGGGGACTATCGAAGGCGCGTATTTCCTCAAGACAGGGTATAGAGTTCGCTTCTCCCAGCAGCAGCTTATTGACTGCTCTTGGGGCGAGGGAAACAATGGCTGTGATGGCGGCGAGGATTTCAG GTCTTACAACTACATCATGAAGGTTGGAGGGCTCACATCGGAGGAGCAATACGGCCAGTACTTGGCACAG GATGCTTACTGCCACGATGACAAGGTGTCCTCCATTGTTCAGCTTTCTGGGTATACAAATGTCACGGCTTACGACCAGGAGGCCCTGGCCTTCGCTATTGCTACTAAAGGCCCGGTTTCTGTGGCCATCGATGCGTCCCATCTGTCGCTCTCTTTCTATGCTGATGGTGTTTATTATGAGCCCGCCTGTG GCAGCGGTccagatgaccttgaccatgcaGTCCTGGCTGTAGGCTACGGGACACTGAACGGGGAGAAATACTGGCTCGTGAAGAACTCCTGGTCCACGTACTGGGGCAACGATGGCTACGTTCTCATGTCACAGAAGGACAACAACTGCGGTGTTGCCACGGCACCCACCTTTGTCACCCTTGTGTAA